In a genomic window of Xenopus laevis strain J_2021 chromosome 5S, Xenopus_laevis_v10.1, whole genome shotgun sequence:
- the MGC116434 gene encoding uncharacterized protein LOC734667 precursor (The RefSeq protein has 1 substitution compared to this genomic sequence) has protein sequence MKLLLLSLSLICTAFAIPKKPTGRIVDCDSPEANDAALEALHYINTNHHHGYKFVVNQVEEVHVQPETANGEIFYVELDLLESKCPWVSPTPVENCPVRPREEQAVEGDCKVKLQKQGGNFTVLGVSCKSKPDSAENVFLACPTCSLLAPLNDTQVVHAVDAALLNFNNGNNTVHFKLHEIGRAQIQGPANIKAQVEFVIAASNCSKEEANAALDSCVALTGQGAYYGSCAASVTKLPGAQDEEIDVQCTVYDPQVDQTGVPSSGVPAQPSVVHGHFHHNLRHSSLGPHSSESNSAEKLLHLHHPKTPTKRSLGKKHADPNALVRPLCPGKKNFF, from the exons ATGAAGCTGCTTCTGCTCTCCTTGTCACTCATTTGCTCAGCATTTGCTATACCTAAAAAACCAACAGGGAGGATTGTCGACTGTGATAGCCCAGAGGCCAATGATGCAGCCTTAGAAGCTCTTCACTACATCAATACTAATCACCACCATGGATATAAGTTTGTTGTCAACCAGGTGGAGGAAGTTCATGTACAACCTGAG ACAGCAAATGGAGAAATATTCTACGTGGAACTCGACCTTCTGGAGTCAAAATGTCCTTGGGTTAGTCCCACACCGGTTGAGAACTGTCCAGTGAGACCCAGAGAAGAACAG GCTGTGGAAGGTGATTGTAAAGTTAAACTCCAGAAGCAAGGCGGCAATTTTACTGTCCTTGGAGTAAGTTGCAAATCTAAACCAG ATTCAGCTGAAAACGTGTTTCTGGCTTGTCCCACTTGTTCTTTACTGGCGCCTTTGAATGATACACAAGTGGTTCATGCAGTTGATGCAGCACTTCTTAATTTCAACAATGGGAATAACACTGTGCACTTCAAGCTCCATGAAATTGGCCGTGCTCAGATTCAG gGACCTGCCAACATTAAAGCACAAGTTGAGTTTGTTATTGCAGCAAGTAACTGCTCAAAGGAAGAGGCTAATGCTGCTTTGGACAGCTGTGTGGCCCTGACGGGACAAGGTGCG TATTATGGCTCATGTGCTGCCAGTGTAACCAAACTCCCAGGGGCACAGGATGAAGAGATTGATGTGCAGTGTACTGTCTACGACCCACAg GTTGATCAGACTGGAGTGCCAAGCAGTGGGGTGCCTGCCCAACCTTCAGTAGTTCATGGGCATTTTCATCATAATCTACGCCATTCCAGCCTTGGTCCTCACTCATCAGAATCCAACTCGGCTGAAAAGCTTCTTCATCTGCACCACCCTAAGACTCCCACCAAGAGAtcactggggaaaaaacatgcAGACCCTAATGCACTTGTCAGGCCTCTGTGTCCTGGCAAAAAGAATTTCTTTTAA